A single Solanum stenotomum isolate F172 unplaced genomic scaffold, ASM1918654v1 scaffold37472, whole genome shotgun sequence DNA region contains:
- the LOC125852614 gene encoding F-box/kelch-repeat protein At3g06240-like, with amino-acid sequence MLPGKELNGENSEGKKENSESDGQTILVCFDLIIEILLRLPVKSLLRCRYDEIHDDYKVVRICTNIGRQSDFQEVNIYSLKNDSWWRTGYPHNETRLISSCKFVNGKVHWATSAGFGYQRGWGITSFDLADEKWRKVEQPFYGERDGILMTRALRSNFSMFCNNSITQVDVWYMKEYGNKESWIKVFTINYNLDPMGYFLSQSFCLSKGGEFLVMFESTFMIYNPEDNSSRILKSPKFSKALMVEIYIERLTVVRLILASYYC; translated from the exons ATGCTACCCGGTAAAGAACTCAATGGAGAGAATAgtgaaggaaagaaagaaaattcagAATCTGATGGACAAACAATCTTGGTTTGCTTTGATCTCATTATTGAAATTCTCTTAAGGCTTCCGGTGAAATCTCTCTTGCGGTGCAG ATACGATGAAATCCATGATGATTATAAGGTAGTACGTATTTGTACTAATATTGGTCGTCAGAGTGATTTTCAAGAGGTTAATATCTATAGTCTAAAGAATGATTCTTGGTGGAGAACTGGTTATCCTCATAATGAGACGCGATTAATTAGTTCATGTAAATTTGTGAATGGGAAGGTTCACTGGGCTACTAGTGCTGGTTTTGGTTACCAAAGGGGTTGGGGCATCACATCTTTTGATTTGGCTGATGAGAAATGGAGAAAGGTGGAACAACCCTTTTATGGAGAAAGGGATGGTATTCTCATGACGAGAGCATTGAGAAgtaatttttctatgttttgtaATAATTCGATCACTCAAGTAGATGTGTGGTATATGAAGGAGTATGGGAATAAAGAATCCTGGATAAAAGTATTTACCATCAATTATAATCTAGATCCTATGggttattttctttctcaatccTTTTGTTTGTCAAAAGGTGGTGAATTTTTGGTTATGTTTGAATCAACTTTCATGATATACAATCCAGAGGATAACTCGAGCAGAATTCTCAAGTCTCCTAAATTTAGTAAAGCTCTTATGGTGGAAATCTACATTGAAAGACTTACGGTAGTAAGATTGATATTAGCAAGCTACTATTGTTAG